The Lycium barbarum isolate Lr01 chromosome 12, ASM1917538v2, whole genome shotgun sequence genome includes a region encoding these proteins:
- the LOC132623759 gene encoding uncharacterized protein LOC132623759: MEYTTWDQRIQALTHIITNPTTKPTFDSQIFISSQVPCYLNWDYPPILCTKSSTNTFPSVYLKWSFSVFLKRVSRLGAPETSWRSKCPYQQPPPLVLAKGIEEAQWGDEERRQYVRKRFKRRPFGSDVHPLIPFIVPNLLLFSLLLWNPFPIDGSDS, from the coding sequence ATGGAATACACAACATGGGATCAAAGAATCCAAGCATTAACACACATCATAACCAATCCCACAACTAAACCAACATTTGATTCCCAAATCTTCATTTCTAGCCAAGTCCCATGTTATCTCAACTGGGACTATCCACCAATTCTATGCACCAAATCTTCCACCAACACTTTCCCTTCAGTGTATCTGAAATGGTCTTTCTCAGTTTTCCTGAAAAGGGTTTCAAGACTTGGGGCACCTGAAACTTCATGGAGGTCCAAATGCCCATATCAACAACCCCCACCACTGGTACTGGCTAAAGGGATAGAGGAAGCTCAGTGGGGAGATGAAGAGAGGAGACAATATGTGAGGAAAAGGTTTAAAAGGAGACCCTTTGGGAGTGATGTTCACCCTTTGATTCCATTTATTGTGCCTAATCTCTTGTTGTTCTCTCTTCTGTTATGGAACCCTTTTCCAATTGATGGGTCAGATTCTTGA